In Rhinolophus ferrumequinum isolate MPI-CBG mRhiFer1 chromosome 8, mRhiFer1_v1.p, whole genome shotgun sequence, the DNA window AACACTACCTACATCCTAGGATCACTGTGAGGGTTaaatgtgtaaagtgcttagggCTGTTCCTGGAACCGTGGTTATAGACGTATTTGCTATTACAGATCCACTCTCGCTTACCcacaattctgaaatccaaaaatCTCTGAAAATCAAAAGGCTTTTGGGAAGTGTGGCATTATTCAAAAATCTTTTTAGGACACCTTAAGCTATTTGTACTCTTTAATTATCCTGCTGAGAGTGAATACATCTCTGTGTTACACTGAAGACATGTTAATGTGATTGATGGGGGGAGTTGCCCCAGTGAGGGTGAAGGGGGGTGGGTATGTGACATGAAAAATGCTCCATTTCTGGAGTCTGAAGCATTCTGCATTCTGGCACACCTCTGGCCCCAGGGATTTCAGAGAACAGATTGTAGACCTATGATTCCTTGTTATTATCCTCATTACTCTTATTATTGCGGGTGACAGGGACTTCATGCTGCCAGATGGCTCCAGGGAGGCTGATGGTGAGTTTGTGACAGCACGTGATTGCCCCCACTCTGCAGAGCCCCCCGTGCGCATCATACACCCCCGGGATGAGGTGACCTTGATCGCCGTGAGCTTGGAATGTGTAGTGCTGACGTGCGAGCTGTCGAGGGAGGATGCCCCAGTTCGCTGGTACAAGGATGggctggaggtggaggagagCGAGGCGTTGGTGCTGCAGAGCGACGGGCGCCACCGCCGCTTGGTGCTGCCTGCGGCGCAGCCCGAGGACGGGGGCGAGTTCGTGTGCGACGCTGGGGATGactcagccttcttcactgtgaCCGTCACAGGTGAGCAGTCGCCAGAGCACCCTGGAGAGTTAGAGAGGcaggaagttgagggacagaaaCCCATACCTCCCAATTCCTGCATCTTAGGGGCCCCATTCTGCCCCACACAGCCTTCcccttctccagcctcctctcctcccccagcctccttATTCTCAGCCATCAGAGAGCCCTGGCTGGCCCAAATCGGGTCAGGACAGTGACCAGGGGCCTAGTGGAGAGACTCCAGGAATTAGGAGTactcattattcatttattcaataaatactcattgaGCAACTACTAGGTGctaagcactgttctagatgctgacAGGTACAGTAGTGAACCAATAAGAGAAAACCTCCTGTCTTCACAGAGCTTGCATTTGAATGAGTGGACAgataacaaataagtaaaatagatgTTTTTTCAGGTTGGTATAAGTATATCAAAGGCAAAGCAGGGAAAGGGGATaggaagtggggtggggtagAAGGGGTGGGCCCTGGGGTCAGACACATCGGGGCTACCTTGTTCTGTCCAtgtgtccttggacaagtcacttccctCTAAAGAGGCCTCAGGTCCTCGTCTGTAAAGTGAAGCCAGCAGCAGTACCCCTCTAGGGAGTGTTAGGTGTAGAGAGAAAGGAGCTGCAGTGTGCTtcgcacagtgcctggcacacagtaagtgcctTTGGGTTGTAGCTGGTACCATTCCCAAGAGCTACGCTGCAAAGGGAGAAGGCTGAGAAGCTAGCAGGTGAGGCTGAGCCCACGTGCCCCTCTCTCTGTccacccaccagccccaccaGAGAGGATTGTGCGTCCGGCAGCCCGCTCTCTGGACCTGCAGTTTGGGGTTCCAGGGCGTGTGGAGCTGCGCTGCGAGGTGGCCCCTGCTGGGTCCCAGGTGCGCTGGTACAAGGATGGGCTGGAGGTAGAAGCATCAGACACCCTGCTGCTAGGTGCTGAGGGGCCTGCTCGCACTCTGACCCTGCCCCATGCCCGGCCCGAGGATGCTGGGGAGTATGTGTGTGAGACCCATGATGAAGCTGTCACCTTCAACGTCAGCCTGGCTGGTGGGTGCTCTTGGCTGGCccgggtgggggaggtgggagcaAGCCTGAGCTAATCCCCTTCTCTCTCTATCCAGAGCCCCCCATCCAGTTCCTTGCCCCAGAGGCAGCCCCTGGCCCACTCTGTGTGGCCCCCGGGGAGCCGGTGGTGCTCAGCTGTGAAGTGTCCCGGGCTAGTGCCCTTGTCTTCTGGAGCCACAACGGGAGACCAGTGCAGGAGGGTAAGGGCTTGGAGCTACGTGCCGAGGGCCCGCGCCGCACCCTCTGCGTCCAGGCTGCAGAGCCGGCCCACACAGGCCTGTACACCTGCCAGGCCGGGGTGGCCCCAGGAGCCCCCAGCCTCAGCTTCACTGTGCAAGTGGCTGGTGAGTACAGCCTGGGCAGGAAGCGTCAGACTTGCACCCCAAACCTGTGGGTTTCCCTGCTTCTCTAGCATGCCTTGTCCACTCCTTGTCCCACCTCCCTCAGTACCTTTCCCCATATTGCCTCCCACTGCCCTCTTTATAGCCCTTGAGCCACTTCCTCCCAGtgacccccagctctgcccccacaGAGCCCCCCGTGCGGGTGGTGGCCCCCGAGGCGGCCCAGACGAGGGTCCGCAGCACCCCAGGCGGGGACCTAGAGCTGGTGGTGCACCTCTCCGGGCCGGGGGGCACTGTGCGCTGGTACAAGGACGGGGAGCGACTGGCGAGCCAGGGGCGGGTACAGCTGGAGCAGGCCGGGGCAAGGCAGGTGCTGCGGGTGCGGGGGGCACGGAGCAGGGACGCTGGGGAGTACCTGTGCGACGCACCCCAGGACAGCCGCATCTTCCTCGTCAGCGTGGAAGGTAACAGTGCACCCCTCACACGCTTTGGACCCTGGCCCCCCAAGGTCCACACCCCCGCACCATTTTCAGATCCCcttatcccccaccccacctctctgcCTCTGGCTCCAATTCATGCATAACTGTTCCTTGGATGGGGACTCAGGGTTCCCTTGTCCAGAAACCCTCAAATAGGAAGAGGCAGAGCCCAATGGTTAAAAGCAGGGGTTCTGGAGTGACCCACCCAGGTTCCAATCTAGATTCTGCTTTGCAGTAGTTGTATGACACTGGCAGGTTGCTtaagctctctgagccccagCGCTAAAGTGTGGGGATAGTACTTGCCTTATAGGGCTATTGTGacagttaaatgagataaataggTCCATggtaaataatgtattattattaggGAGTCAGAGAAGTGGGGTGCCAGGCCAAGATTGAGAGGAGTTGGCATCTAGCCCTTTGGGACACTCCCATGGCTGACACACAGTGGGCCTCAGGAAAGGTCTGTTAATTAACTGGGGATGAGGGCCTGTGACCTCCAGAGGGGataaaaaggagggagggggaagccCCAGCCCCCTCACTGCCTGACCACCTCCCACCAGAACCACCGCAGGTGAAACTGATCTCGGAGCTGACACCACTCACCGTCCATGAGGGTGATGATGCCACATTCCGGTGTGAAGTCTCCCCTCCAGATGCCGATGTCACCTGGCTGCACAATGGGGCCGTTGTCACTCCAGGGCCCCACCTAGAGATAGCCCAGAATGGGTCAAGCCACACACTGACTGTGCGAGGGTGCCAGCTCGAAGACGCAGGAACCATGGCTGCCCaagcagggggcacagccacaAGTGCCCGGCTCCACGTTCGAGGTTTGGTCCTGATGGGGATGAAATTGTCTTGTTTCCTGTATCTattctcccagccccagcccgagCAGCCTTGACCTTGTGCCCAGGGACAGACCTGGGAGATGGAGCAGGGGGTCAGCCTCCAAGCCCCACCAGGCTCCATGGCGTCCATCCCCCTTCCTCCTCAGAAACAGAGTTGCTGTTCCTCCGGAGGCTGCAGGATGTGCGGGTGGAAGAAGGCCAGGATGTGTGCCTTGAAGTGGAGACAGGTCGAGTGGGTGCAGCAGGGGCCGTGCGCTGGGTGCGAGGTGGGGAGCCCCTCCCCCATGACCCTCGCCTGTCCGTGGCCCAGGATGGCCACGTCTACCGCCTCTTCATCCATGGTGTCGTACTGGCTGACCAGGGCACCTACGGCTGTGAGAGCCACCACGATCGAACCCTGGCCAGGCTCTGCGTAAGGCGTGAGTGCCCTGTCCTCTCCGAACACCTCACCCACCCCATGGCACAGCCTTTGCTGACTGGCCCAGGGCCCCTCAGACCCCCACCAAAGTGCCCCTTGCCGCTGAGGCAAGTCAGCCCTGGCTGACCTCCAGGAGTGTGACCTGAAGCAACCTGCCCAAAGCAAAACTTTGCTTTTTCTAAAGTTGTCTATTTACCTAAGAAGTCCATGTGGATTTTGCATTCCATTTCATATGTCCAAGTTGGCTTTgctataaacataaatatactCCAGAAAGACGTGCAGTGTTTATCCTTTAGTCACATGCTCCAGGTTACGTTGGCCCATTTCAGAAGCAGGGATGGCTGGCAAATAGCACTCCCCACGCCCCAAGCTGGAGCCCTCTATTAACTGTGTGACTTCATGCAAATTACTTAACAAATCTGAGCCAAGTCTTCTTAAAAATGGGGCTGATCCCTACTTCAAAGGTCTTTGGAAACATTAACTGAGATAACACAAAAAATGGCCATGCAGAGCTTGGTAAATGGTTCTTATTGATGATACATATTCtcttctaatttatttcattcatttaatcacaaTAAACCCATGTCTCAATGCTATTCACCTTGTACAACTGGGGAAACTAcggcccagagaggtcaagcaGTTTGCAAAAGGTCACACAGAAGCCAAACTATATGTAGGAGCTATGGTTCAATCCTGGTGTGTCTGACTTCAAATCTTGTGCTCCTTCCAGTGTCACAGCACCCCTCACCGAGACTCCTCAACCCTCTAACCACACCTTACCTCTTTTTGTGTCCCCTCTCCTAACTCCAGTAAGCTCCTCTCTCCCCCTAAAtctggtgggctgtgctcccttcTCCCTGCACCGTGGTTCTCAGCTTCATTTGATAGGCCCTTACTCGGTTGTGTTAGGGGTGGTGCATGTAGGGCCAGGGGGTGTGTGAGCCCCCTGAAATCCATGCCCAGAGCTGGAATCCtcatcctccctctctccccatctcccccCACCAGCAAGGCAACTAAGGGTGCTGCGGTCTCTGGAAGATGTGACCATCGTTGAGGGGGGCAGCGCCACCTTCCAGCTGGAGCTGTCCCAGGAGGGTGTGACTGGGGAATGGGCCCGGGGTGGAGTCCGGCTGCATCCAGGGCCTCAGTGCCACATTCACGCAGAGGGCCACACTCACCACCTGGTACTCAGTGGCTTGGGGCTGGCTGACTCGGGCTGCATCTCCTTCACTGCGGACTCCCTGCGCTGTGCAGCTAGACTCACCGTGAGAGGTGCGGCCTCCAGGACTGCCGCCTGCCTGCTAACTGCCCTGGGTGTGACTCCACTGATCCTACTCCCTGTGTGGCCCCCACTGACCATGCCTGTTCCAGTGTGCCCCTCACTGACCTCTCTGCCAGAGTGATTCCTCTGCCCCTTTGGCCTCGTGTGGTGGCAGTGACTGCCCTGACTGAGGGGGGCTCCTCTGACCAGTATGATCCAACATGGCTCCACTGACCCCGCAGTCCCTGTGACCCACTGACTGTGCCACTGTGAACATGCCTGTGCCAGTGTGGTCCCTATTGCCTGCCTGCCTGACCACGGCTCCACTGACCATGCTGCCTGCTGTGACCACCTCTGCCTGCCTGAGTGTGCCCTTCTGACCACTCAAGTCCCAGTGATCCACTGTGCCTAAGGTGACCACCAGCAACTCCGCTTCGGTGTCCCTCATTTTTGCTTCTAGCCCAGTGTATTCCCCACTGACCACACCTTAGGGTCCCTGTCTCCCATTGCTCCTCTGAACCCATTGCATCGCTCACTGTCCATTGTCTCCTGTTCATTCCTGCCAAGTGTGGCCCCCACTGACCATGCCTCTCTATGGGTGACTCCACTGGCATCTCTACTCCAGTCCCCCCATGCCCCTCTAGCACCAGCATGTCCCCCACTGACCACCTTAAAGTGTGACCGCCAGCTGGCCACGCCTGCCCCTTGACCCCTATAATGACTGTGTCCTGCACTGACCAGCATTCCCGATAGACCACTTGTCCCCACACATCCCCCACTCACTACTGGCCTCCACTCATCATCTGTCTAAATGTGTCCACCACTGACCCCTGTGCCCACGTGTGTCCTTCCTGGCCCTGCGAGCTGGGTCTCCATCCTGCCCTTACCCCTGCTCCCTGTGTACTATCCTCGTTTTCCCACTCCCAGAGGCCCCAGTGACCATCGTGCGGGGGCCACAAGACCTAGAGGTGACCGAGGACGACACAGCTACGTTCGAGTGCGAGCTTTCCCAAGCCTTGGCTGATGTCACCTGGGAGAAGGTcagagcccagccccagcccagcccaccttggcatcaaaacaacaataataatgccCCAAACAAACAACTAATACTCATTGAGCagatgtgcctggcactgtgctcagATGTACTTTACATTTAATCCTTTAATGTTtacaacaaccctttgaggtaggtCTTGTTATCGCCATGTTATCTataaggagactgaggctgggTGGGGTGAAGTATTGCCCAGGGGCAGACAAAAGGGGTAGAACCCAAATTTAAATCTAAGTTTGCCTAATTCCAGAATCCACGCTCATGGCCGATGTGATGGGTACATGACTCTGGGATTCCCGCCCTCGTGGCGCCCCTTTTCAGCCCTAATGTCCCCAAAGGGTGACATCTTCCCAGTGAGGCTCCCGGCACAGCCCGCAGGCGCAGAACGGCCCGACCCCAGTGGGGAGGACACAGACAAGCATAAAAGCACCTCAAAACCGCTTGGCACCAACGGAGGGCGCCGCTGCCTCCCAGGGGCCGCGGCCGCCGGTGCCCAGCCAAATTCACCCCGACCTTCTGCCACTCCCGCCCCTAGGACGGGCGCCCGCTCACCCCCAGCCCTCGGCTCAGGCTCCAAGCCCTCGGCACGCGGCGCCTTCTCCAGCTGCGGCGCTGCCGCCCCTCGGACGCCGGGACCTACAGCTGCGCGGTGGGGACGGCTCGCGCCGGGCCCGTCCGCTTGACGGTGCACGGTGGGTACGAGGCCCTGTCGGGGCCGGGTACTGATGTGGGCTCCGGGGTTGCAGACCCGCCTTCTCCCCCGACTGACTCTGGTGCTTCTTGGGAGAGGGGCGTGGCGTGGGCAGGGTCGGGTGCCTCCGTCCCGCCCCGCCTCACTCCCCGACTCCGCCCCAGAGCGCGTCGTGTCGATGCTCTCCGAGCTCCAGTCTGTGCGCGCCCGCGAGGGCGACGGCGCCACGTTCGAGTGCACCGTATCCGAGGTCGAGACTACCGGGAGCTGGAAGCTCGGAGGCCGCCCACTGAGACCCGGAGGCCGCGTCCGCATCCGACAGGAAGGTGGGGCAGACGGTCTACCCACTCAAGCCCCTTGCTGCCCCGCCCCCGGCTCACACAGACCCCGCCCACTAGGATAAGCCCCGCCTCCAGCTTGAATGGGCCCCGCCCCACGGCCCAAAGAGTGGTCTCCCTGTTTTGCCGTGGCCCCCGGCTCTGAGGTCTCAGTCCTGGCTGGCTCCTCTTACCCATCGGCATGTTAGTTCTGCCCACCCCAGTGCACATGGGGACGTACTCCGGCCCTACGAACCCTCCCCAGAGACGGCTCCGGCCTTGCTAGCGCGCCCCTCACCCTCAGGGAAGAAACACATTCTGGTGCTGAGCGAGCTGCGCACGGAGGACGCCGGTGAGGTCCGCTTCCAGGCGGGACCAGCCCAGTCCGTGGCTCAGCTAGAGGTGGAGGGTAAGCGGCTGTTTGGCGGCGGCCAGGAGTGGGCATCACCTTCCCTGGGACTGGCAGGCTGGCAGCTGGTCCAAGGAAcgctgcctcccccacctcccttcctggGGCAGGTCGCAGGGGGCAGTGCGTTTCctgaggaggaaatggggacaAGGAGACTTTGAGTTGGGGGTACAGAGGAACAGGCCGGTGGCATAGAGATATGAGACCAGGAGTGGAGGCCTCAGGGGGAGGGAAGATGCGTTGCTCCTCTGTGTTCCTATTAACTTAAGCCCTCGtcctccacccccagcactgCCTCTCCAGATGTGCCGCCGCCCTCCTCGCGAGAAGACGGTTCTGGTCGGCCGCCGTGCAGTGCTGGAGGTGACTGTGTCCCGATCCGGAGGCCAAGTGTGCTGGTTGCGGGAGGGTGTCGAGCTGTGCCCGGGAGACAAGTACGAGATGCGCAGCCATGGCCCCACCCACAGCTTGGTCATCCATGACGTGCAGCCTGAGGACCAGGGCACCTATTGCTGCCAGGCCGGAGAGGACAGCGCCCACACGCGGCTGCTGGTAGAGGGTGAGTGAAACTGGACTGGGCAGAGGTCAGAGGGTCAGGCGGTCTGGCCAGGCAGGAGTCGCCTAGGTGCTGGTGGGTTGAGACACACCTACTGAAGGTTTTCCAGGACTGGGGATGGCGAGTTGGTTCTGGGATGGGTTGAAGGTAGGGAGTGGGGAGGCGGGAGATTTCACCCAGGCTGAGGAAAGGAGGGAGCTGCATTCTCAGCAGGAACCACTTGGTTCAGGGCAGCTGTTCCCACCTTTCTACACCCCTTCCTGTCCCAGCTTCTCCTcactccctcctgcctctgcACCATGTTTGTCTCTCCTGAACATCCCATTTGTATCCGAGTTCCTCCTTCCCAACTACTGGCTCCTGGTCTATGGCCCCCACCTATCCCTCCTGCTTTCTGCCCAGCTGGCTTCTGCCCGTCTCAGTGAGTTCAGTATTAGCCTGGGCAGACTGCTCCTGAGCTagtcccatttctttccttttccgcATAGGAGAtaccccaccctccacccaaaTTCCTGCATTCCCTTCAAATGTCTTGCCCAACCCCTAACCGACCCCTACTTTCCAGCCCCCACAGATAGCCCTGACAGAGGCCCAGAAAGGGTGGGGCAGAGGGTGAGGGTCTTGCTCTTCCTCTGTGGACGCCCAGGGTCTGCCAGGGGAGGAAGGTGGTCTCCCCAGCCCCACGTGGAGTCATTCCTCTGCAGGTAGCTAGGAGGACGGAACCAAGCCAGGCGGGTGCCCTCGGACAGCTTGGAAGGCGCATGCCCTTACCCCGGGCAGGGGTGGGTGGTAGGGGAACAGAGGTGTTGGGAGACAATAAAAGTGGTGCAGCCCCTTTCCCTGACTCTCTGTGTGAATATAGGAGGGCAGATCTTGCCTGGAGCCCCTGTGTAGTGAGTGACTCAGGGACCAAGAGCTACAGCACTTCTAACTTGGCCCATGGAAGTGCCATCCACTGAAGACCACCACTCCTGGCAGAAGCCACACAGTTTGGCACATTTATAAAAGATGTAAAACAGGATGGGGTAGGGGGGAGACAGAAGCATGAGGTGTCCAGGGTGGCATGACAGACACCATACATGCACCGTGCATTTAAGCCCCTTCCCCTCAGCTCCCCTCCCCAATCCAGCCCAGAATAGCACCCCCATTCCTATCTCCTGCTATTGCCCTCAGGCTGGTGGCTTTGTAGAGGACGGGGGACCAGGATGAGGGGTGCTGCAGTTTGCCCCATGGATCAGGACAAGCAGCCTTAGATGAGTCTGGTTGAGAGGCAGAGCgatgagggaagaaggcagacCTCCTCCCCTTAGACATGCAGGAGAGTGGCCCATGGGACCCCAgcagtggggaggaggtggggccaACCTTGCAGAAGCCCTACTGATCAGAAATCTAAGGCAAGGGTCCCAGTGTCCTCTCCACGCCCACCTctccacgcacacacacacacacacacacacacacacacaggtgacaCACTCATAACCCTGAGCACACCCCAATGGGGCTCACACCCCACATCCCTTAGGAGCCCCTTGGGAGCTTGGGAGGGAGCTTTCCCTCAGGCCAGGCCTAGCCTGATACAGGTCCTCCCTTCTAGCAGCCAGGCCAGTCTTCTCCAGGCGGAGAGAGGAACAACCATAGGCCATGGGGCCCGGCAGTCTGGGTGGTGGCCCAGCAGGCCTCCCCAAGCTGACAGAGCTGGTGACCACAGAGTCCTGGTGAACAGGAGTAGCTTAGCTATACTGCTATACTCGCACAGGAGGCCCTGAGCAGGCTGCCAGTGGTCCCCGGGACCCATATTCGTAGTCCGTGTCTGTGGGCGAGGCCATGAAGGAGCTCAGTGAGCTCCCTGTCTGCCGATCCCGGAAGCTCTGGATATAGCTCTGTGGGAGAGTAAACACAGGTGTGAGTACAGCCACAGACCCCTGCCCTGAGAGCCACCTCAAGCAGACATCCTCTCCCTGTACCCTCACAAACCTGAGATTCACCCCAGACTTCCGTAGGCCCAGGACCTCACCACACCCATAGTCCTCAGCCTGAGGCTCTGCCTCATACCATCCCTCATTAAAATTCACGCTCAGACACCTTTCCTCCATCCCAGAGCTGGCCCCTCAGGCTGCCGGTGCAGGGGTTACAAAGGGTGGACAAACGATAGTGACCAGCTCTCTGGGGAAGGCCCAGTCCTGCTTGGACAGAGTTTACAACACTCTTTTCTCCCCATTCGGACTGGAGGAGCTCAGGGTGCTCACCGGGGAGAGGACGTCTCCATTGAAGCGTTTGATGGGCACTGGCCTGCGCCGATAAGCAGGGTCAGGGAGCCCAGGTCTTGGAGGAGCCCGGGGACCTCTAGCGGGAGTCCGAAGGGGCCTCTTCTTGCGCCGCTTCTCCTTGTGCTCTTCCTGCTGCCGAATCCGCATCAGCTGCACACGTCGTCGCTGCCGGCTGATGACCACTGCGAAGGGATGGGCAGAGAAGGGTCTCACAGGCCCACGTGCCTCCTCTCCACCTTTCCTACCTGGGGGCTCCAGGTTTCCAgattcccctttccttttctggTCTTCCACCTTCCAGATGGGACTTCCATTGTTCTTGACCTCCAAAGGTCTTTATGGAAGATTCCTAGACTTCTAGGTACCCCCTCCCCAGCCATTATCCCCCTCCCAAGCCCTAGGTGACTTGCCAGGACCAGCCATCATCATCTTTCTACTGGACAATCGCAGCTGCCTCCTCACTGGTTCCCCTTCTACGCTTGCCTTCCCTGGTGTTTTCTACACTCAGTATCCAGAATGAGTATCCCAAATACTAAATTAGGTCATGTCCTCCCTGCTTTAAGTCTCCAAAGTATCTCACTGCCCTCCTAATAAATTCCAGAGTCCCCCAGAGAGCCCACACAAGCAGCGTCCCTCAGTCACCACACTCCAGCCCCGCTTCCTCAACAAGCCAAGCCCATTCCTTCGTGGGCACTGCCCTTGCTAGTCCCTCTTCTCTAGTTCTTTGCACGGCTGGCCCCTTATGTCTCAGGACTCTACTTAAATTTCACCTCTTCCGAGTGGTCTTCCTTGAGCACCCTGTCCATAATGACCTCTGTAGATCACTCTTTCGTGTGACCCGACACATCTCTTTCATATCACTCCACACAACTGGAGTTATCTTGTTTGTTTGCACATCTAttatctgcctcccccacccaaaAGTAACCCCATAGGGATAGGGAGGgaccttttctgttttgtctctgctgtatccccagtatCCGGAATGGGCTCAGCGTGGAGCCCACTGCCCCATACACTGCTGTGGAAGGAATGGTGCCACTGAGACCCCATCTTCCCAAACGCTGAGCGAATAACTTCTCTAAGCCTGTTGAGGTCTTACACTGTGGGTGTGTACAGCTTCTTCCCCCACTCTGCAATTGCtcagccccgcccccaccgctTGTCTCATGCCCACCCTGGCCCATGCCCTCTCACCTTCCGTGTGGGAGTCCCCCTCAGCCGTCACCCGCCACTGCACCAGAACGCCCATCAGGCTGAGCAGGGGCCAAAGTGCCAGCAGGGCCCAGCTCCGCCAGCAGAGTGGGGGTACAGGGGCAGCTCGCAGCCGCTCCACAGCATAGCGCCCCAGCAGCAGGAGCTCAGCAAAATAGTCAGCGGCAGTGGCGATGAGCGCAGCCCCGGTCACTGCGGTGGCCAGGGTGGTGAGCGGGCGGGGCCAGCGCAGCGTGAGGAGGGCGCAGAGCAGGCCGCCCCCCAGTAGCAGCCCCAGTGGGCCCCACACGGAGCCCGGCTGGTAGTAGGGCGCGGAGCCCAGAAGGGCAGCAGCGGCGAGCAGCAGACCGAGCAGCAGCCCCACCAGGAAGAGGCCCACACTGCGCACCAGCATGGCCACCAGCCCGCACAGCAGCCCGATGCCCAGCGCGATGCCGGCACTCGCCCCGGCGCTCAGCTGCGTCTCCAGCACCCGCTCTCGGTAGCACAGCAGGAAGATGACCACCGAGCCAAACAGCAACCCAGTGAGGAAGAGCACTGCCTTGAAGCAGCGGTAACCTGGAGGGGAACAGGGGCTAGTGAGGGGCCAACGTGAGGTCACTGGACTGGAGGCAAGAGGTCAGAGGGGTCAGGGACATGGAATCACAGGGGAACCAGAGGCAGGACACTAAGATCAAAGGATTGGGGGTCCCGGGGGTCCCCCAAAGGATTGAGGGAACCAGTGATGGGGCCATTGAGGTCAAGGGCAGTCAGAGAAAAAGGTCATAGGGAGTCACATGGAAAACGGAGAGACAGTCATTGAGATGAGTGCTGGGTCTTTGAGGGTCAGAGGAGTCGGAGAAAGGTCATTGGAGTCGAGAGTGAATCAGCGATAGAGTCATTAGGGTCTTTGGGATGATAGGGGTCAGAGAGGTAGGTCTTGGGGTCACAGGGGGATCAGCAATAGGGTCATTGGGGTCTGTGGGGAGGGATTGTTCGGAGAGATGAGGTTGATGGAAGTTAGAATTTGAGCGATGAGGGTCTCACAGGTTCAGAAAGATGAGGTTGTGGACGGGTCACAGGGCTTCAGAGACATGACAACATTAAAAGGTTacaaagagaagagggaggcagggttATTAGGGAGTGGTCCCGGGAGGTGAGGTCTTTGCAGGTCAGGGGCGTTGACAGACGAGGAATCATTGAGAGTGTTCAAGGGTTTCAGAGAGGGGGTAATGCTGAGGCCAGAGAAATGGGATTAT includes these proteins:
- the OBSL1 gene encoding obscurin-like protein 1 isoform X1, translating into MKAGSGDQGSPPCFLRFPRPVRVVSGAEAELKCVVLGEPPPIVVWEKGGQQLAASERLSFPADGAEHCLLLSVALPTDAGVYVCRARNAAGEAYAAAAVTVLEPPAPEPEPQPAERPLPPPGTGEGAPVFLSGPRSQWVLRGAEVMLTCQVGGLPVPTLYWEKDGMALDEVWDSSHFALEPGRAEDGRGASLALRILAARLPDSGVYVCHARNAHGHAQAGALLQVQQPPESPPPDPDEAPKPVVEPVKCAPKTFWVNEGKHAKFRCYVMGKPEPEIEWHWEGRPLLPDRRRLMYRDRDGGFVLKVLYCQAKDRGLYVCAARNSAGQTLSAVQLHVKEPRLRFSRPLQDVEGREHGIAVLECKVPNSRIPTAWFREDQRLLPCRKYEQIEEGTVRRLIIHRLKADDDGVYLCEMRGRVRTVANVTVKGPILKRLPRKLDVLEGENAVLLVETREAGVEGRWSRDGEDLPTTCQSSSGHMHALVLPGVTREDAGEVTFSLGNSRTTTLLRVKCVKHNPPGPPVLAEMFKGHKNTVLLTWKPPEPAPETPFIYRLERQEVGSEDWIQCFSIEKAGAVEVPGDCVPSEGDYRFRVCTVSEHGRSPHVVFHGSAHLVPTARLVAGLEDVQVYDGEDAIFSLDLSTIIQGTWFLNGEELKSTEPEGQVEPGALRYRVEHKGLQHRLILQAVKHQDSGALVGFSCPGVQDSAALTIQESPVHILSPQDKVSLTFTTSERVVLTCELSRVDFPASWYKDGQKVEESESLVVKTDGRRHRLILPAAEVQDSGEFECRTEGVSAFFSVTVQDPPVHILDPQEHVFVHAITSECVMLTCELDREDAPVHWYKDGQEVEESDFVLLEDEGPHHRLVLPAAQPPDGGEFQCVAGDERAYFTVTITDVSSWIVYPSGKVYVAAVRLERVVLTCELCRPWAEVRWTKDGEEVVESPALLLQKEDTIRRLVLPAVQLEDSGEYLCEIDGESASFTVTVTEPPVRIIHPRDEVTLIAVSLECVVLTCELSREDAPVRWYKDGLEVEESEALVLQSDGRHRRLVLPAAQPEDGGEFVCDAGDDSAFFTVTVTAPPERIVRPAARSLDLQFGVPGRVELRCEVAPAGSQVRWYKDGLEVEASDTLLLGAEGPARTLTLPHARPEDAGEYVCETHDEAVTFNVSLAEPPIQFLAPEAAPGPLCVAPGEPVVLSCEVSRASALVFWSHNGRPVQEGKGLELRAEGPRRTLCVQAAEPAHTGLYTCQAGVAPGAPSLSFTVQVAEPPVRVVAPEAAQTRVRSTPGGDLELVVHLSGPGGTVRWYKDGERLASQGRVQLEQAGARQVLRVRGARSRDAGEYLCDAPQDSRIFLVSVEEPPQVKLISELTPLTVHEGDDATFRCEVSPPDADVTWLHNGAVVTPGPHLEIAQNGSSHTLTVRGCQLEDAGTMAAQAGGTATSARLHVRETELLFLRRLQDVRVEEGQDVCLEVETGRVGAAGAVRWVRGGEPLPHDPRLSVAQDGHVYRLFIHGVVLADQGTYGCESHHDRTLARLCVRPRQLRVLRSLEDVTIVEGGSATFQLELSQEGVTGEWARGGVRLHPGPQCHIHAEGHTHHLVLSGLGLADSGCISFTADSLRCAARLTVREAPVTIVRGPQDLEVTEDDTATFECELSQALADVTWEKDGRPLTPSPRLRLQALGTRRLLQLRRCRPSDAGTYSCAVGTARAGPVRLTVHERVVSMLSELQSVRAREGDGATFECTVSEVETTGSWKLGGRPLRPGGRVRIRQEGKKHILVLSELRTEDAGEVRFQAGPAQSVAQLEVEALPLQMCRRPPREKTVLVGRRAVLEVTVSRSGGQVCWLREGVELCPGDKYEMRSHGPTHSLVIHDVQPEDQGTYCCQAGEDSAHTRLLVEARRTEPSQAGALGQLGRRMPLPRAGVGGRGTEVLGDNKSGAAPFPDSLCEYRRADLAWSPCVVSDSGTKSYSTSNLAHGSAIH